The following nucleotide sequence is from Streptomyces pactum.
GGATGGCGCGGGCGGCGAGCGGGTTCCCCGGAAGGTGGCGCCGATGACCGGCTGGTGCTGCGACGGGCTGCGCTGGTCCGCCGGGGGCGCCGGGCTGGTGTGGCGTCACCCCGGACACGGCGAGCGCGTCTCCCCGCTGAGCCCGGGACGTCCCGTGGCGTTCCGCACCGGCGCGCGCCGGGGGTGTACGGGGGTGCGGCGGGGCGCTCGGCACACGCCGTGCCCCACGGACGCGGAGGTGCCCGCCGCCGCGGTCGCCGCCCGCTGCCCGGAGTGCGCCCGGCTGGACCGGAGTTACTCGGTGGCCGCCGACACCCGCGCCGACGATCCGCGCCCCTACGACGTCTACCTGGCCTGGTTCGCTCCCGGCCTGATCAAGGTGGGCATCACCGCCACCGAACGGGAGGGGGCCCGGCTGCGGGAGCAGGGGGCGCTGTCCTTCACCCTGCTGGGGCGCGGGCCGCTGATGGCCGCCCGGAGGGCGGAGGCGGTGCTCGGCACGGCGCTCGGGGTGCCGGACCGGTTCCCGTACGCGGCCCGCCGGGCCGCCCGCCACGCTCCGCCGGGCCCGTCGGAGCGCGCCGCCGAACTTCTCGCGCTGCACGCCCGGGCGTGCGCGCTGCGCACGCTGCCCGAGTCGCTGACACCGCTGCCCGCCGAACCGGTCCACCACGACGCGGTGTTCGGCCTGGACCGGCTGCGGGAGGCCGCCCCGGCCGCCGGCGTCCTGCGGCTCGCGCCCGGCCGCACGGTGGCGGGCACGGTGGTGGCGGTGGCCGGCCCGGATGTGTATCTGGCCGGGGCCGGCGGGCGGACCGTACTGCTGGACGTCCGGCAGCTGCCCGGCTGGCCGCTGTCGGCCGCGGACCCCACCGCCGCGACGACCGCCGAGGTCGTCCCGCCGCCCACGGCCGAGCCGGAGACCGCCGCCCTGTTCTGACCCCCGGCCGCCTGTCCCGTACCTCCGGCCGTGCCACGGCGGGCCCCGCCCGTCCCGCCGGAGACCGGCGCCCTCATTTGCGACCCCGGTCGCGGACCCCGGCCGTTCCGACGGCGGACCTCCACCGTCCCGACGCGGACCCCGGCCGTTCCGACGGCGGATCGGTGACGCCGGCGCCGCACGCCCCCGGCCCCCCACGCCCCCAGCCCCCGTGACAGGCCG
It contains:
- a CDS encoding DUF2797 domain-containing protein — translated: MTGWCCDGLRWSAGGAGLVWRHPGHGERVSPLSPGRPVAFRTGARRGCTGVRRGARHTPCPTDAEVPAAAVAARCPECARLDRSYSVAADTRADDPRPYDVYLAWFAPGLIKVGITATEREGARLREQGALSFTLLGRGPLMAARRAEAVLGTALGVPDRFPYAARRAARHAPPGPSERAAELLALHARACALRTLPESLTPLPAEPVHHDAVFGLDRLREAAPAAGVLRLAPGRTVAGTVVAVAGPDVYLAGAGGRTVLLDVRQLPGWPLSAADPTAATTAEVVPPPTAEPETAALF